From Methanobrevibacter ruminantium:
TAATTGCATCAGATCTGCTCTTGAAAGTGACCTTATTCTTTTCAGAAATCTTCTTACCCCATCTGCAAGTAGGGTAATGGAACTTATGACTGTTTGCACTGGCTATATAAGATCCGGAGGAACTTGATGAAGAGTCTCCACTGTTTGAAGAGCTATATGAACTTACATAATGAGAATATCCATCTGAATTAGGTGCCCAATCATATGGATAGAACTCACTTGGAGGCATATACATGATTTCAGCAAGCCCTTCCCTTAAAAGCATTTCATTCAAGTTCTTACCATCTACAATGACAACAGCCAAATATCTTCCGTACTTATCAGTATACTTTGAATCATCAATGTCTAAGCTTACTTCCTTATTCAAGCATAGTTTCTGAACAAAACGTTTAGAGCAGATATAACCTTCCACTCCTCTTTCTGGAGTATTCACCCCTACAAAACGCACCTTTCCAAGTCCATCAACTTCAATGGTATCTCCATCAGTTACATAAGTGCATAATCCAGTGAATTCCGGTTGGCAATCTGTATCATCAAACTTGTTTAGGATATCATCATTTGACATATCAGAATATTTGGAAAAAGGAATATCATGAGTGAATCCAGTTCCAGTATAAGCTGATCCTGCAGATATAATGGAAAATCCTAAAATAAAAATAATTAGTATGATTAATAAATTTCTACCTTTTAACTTCATATTAATCCCCCTTTATTCAAATAAATGAAAAATTTATTCTAAAATAATTAATACTATTATATTATTGGAAATATATAAAATTTATCTTTAATGGAAAATAAGATTATAAAAAGAATTAATAAAAAAGGAGAAATAAAAATAATTAAATTAAAAATAATTAAATTAAAAATAATTAAATAAAAAAGAATTTAAAAAATAAATTAAAAAGATAATTCTAGTGTTGAAAATGAAAATGCCTGAAAAGATTGATACAATCATGTTTGCACCTTGTGGAATGAACTGCAAGCTATGTATAGAACATTTATCGGAAAGCAACCCATGTCCAGGATGTCTTATTGATAGTCCTAACAAGACCAAGAATGCATTAAAATGCAAAATAAAAAAATGTCTTGAAACAAAAAGAGTCAAGTATTGCGGTAGATGCAGTGAATTTCCTTGCAAGCTCATTAAAAAGCAAGATAAGAATTACAAGAAAAGATACAATTTTTCCACATTAGACAATGCAAAAAGAATCACCTACACTGGAATCAATAAGATAATGTTGGAAGACAGCATTAACTGGAAGTGCGAGTCATGCGGAGGAATCATTAGCATTCAAGAGCATGTATGTAGCGAATGTGGATTAAAATATGAGGATTAGATAGTTTACTTATTTCTAAAAAAATATAACTAGAAAATAGAATAAAAAATTATAAATTATATTAAATATTAAATAATATAGTACAAAGGTTAATATTGAAAATTTAAATAATATTAAAAAAATAATAAAAATTTGGAATATATTAAAAATAGTGATATAAATGAATCCTATAAAATGTCCTAGATGTGGAAAAATAAACGATGGAACTACCGATTTCTGCATTTACTGTGGGACTATCTATGATGAATACAATGCAGAGGAAGATGATTCCAATGTCTTCTTTATTCCTACACGTGGAGGAAAAAAACAAGAAGTCAAACTAAATCCTATGCCTGAAAACCTCTCATCCGGAAAAGAAAGTTACAGATTGATGATTATCATAGGTTACCTATTT
This genomic window contains:
- a CDS encoding thermonuclease family protein — translated: MKLKGRNLLIILIIFILGFSIISAGSAYTGTGFTHDIPFSKYSDMSNDDILNKFDDTDCQPEFTGLCTYVTDGDTIEVDGLGKVRFVGVNTPERGVEGYICSKRFVQKLCLNKEVSLDIDDSKYTDKYGRYLAVVIVDGKNLNEMLLREGLAEIMYMPPSEFYPYDWAPNSDGYSHYVSSYSSSNSGDSSSSSSGSYIASANSHKFHYPTCRWGKKISEKNKVTFKSRSDAI
- a CDS encoding DUF3795 domain-containing protein, with the protein product MKMPEKIDTIMFAPCGMNCKLCIEHLSESNPCPGCLIDSPNKTKNALKCKIKKCLETKRVKYCGRCSEFPCKLIKKQDKNYKKRYNFSTLDNAKRITYTGINKIMLEDSINWKCESCGGIISIQEHVCSECGLKYED